A stretch of the Bacteroidales bacterium genome encodes the following:
- a CDS encoding T9SS type A sorting domain-containing protein, whose translation MKKIYALILTGVLLFCSGKVFSQNYHEDDKEGLRTFLRQPSTVSGKLNLEALGLSVTDTLDWTVSENWITKLNTARICVWNSNNPQRLTGFTYGGLSEPRLSGSLDCSKFQYLITLVCRTNDLSSLNVTQNSYLETLDCSSNPLGTLNISQNTNLINLNCQRNQLVSLDVSNNPNLNSLTCDYNQINSLDVSTHPNLATLICTENQLSFLDVSNNLLLRMLSCGHNRLVSLDLRNNASLIDLQCHFNQLADIDISRNINLTNVSCSSNQLVYLDVSQNINLKKLSCDWNQLTGLDVSGNILLTNLSCGANQLDTLDVSRNILMQQLECSNNPLRNLDVRQNVNLKSLTCTSCQLTSLNINQTSQLNTVRCNYNFLKFSALPVLNIPSYSYDRQKTIDGGEVTYDQEIDLSSEYIVNGNYTNYRWWEYISENNSRSVNVQDNDSGRFVPGEENAGKILICKMTNASFPSLIYLEYQVKVKANLKLLDHLALDESPRPDYYEARSGETFKIYAHTTAHPDSVKIGLFKTNNFFVEDIHISRSSYTYTCRISNSMTSGSYMIQPYIMENGIRQIIERPANSHLVDKLPFSFTRIAGYSVFSGPVSTSTILQSHLVLNTSERNFHKVYIDTPFRVVVNVPVTTNTRMGLFDSFGNFMEDVTVSVAAKVYTCQVSWSIFPDYYMLMPYEEVDGEIRIIERMAGAAVMDRLPIAVDYDFGLFSEKENSTEKSKKLMEKQEPEISFYPNPVVNDVTVQADSDILTIQIYDLNGKMVKYAKRSSQISVSGLQPGTYLLKVTTSQGTTVRQIIKE comes from the coding sequence ACTGGACTGTATCAGAGAATTGGATCACTAAATTGAACACTGCCCGAATTTGTGTCTGGAATTCGAATAATCCCCAAAGGTTGACAGGATTTACCTATGGAGGGCTATCAGAACCTCGATTGTCTGGATCATTGGATTGCAGTAAATTTCAATATCTGATTACATTGGTATGTCGCACCAATGATTTAAGTAGTCTGAATGTTACTCAAAATAGCTATCTGGAAACATTGGATTGTTCTTCTAATCCATTAGGAACTTTAAACATATCCCAAAATACGAACTTAATCAATTTAAACTGTCAGAGGAATCAATTAGTGAGTTTAGATGTATCGAACAATCCTAATTTGAATTCATTGACTTGTGATTATAACCAAATTAATAGTCTGGATGTTAGTACTCATCCTAATTTGGCTACCCTAATTTGTACAGAAAATCAACTAAGTTTTTTAGATGTGTCGAATAATTTATTATTGAGAATGTTATCTTGTGGTCATAATCGATTGGTATCTTTGGATCTTAGAAATAATGCTTCATTGATCGATTTACAGTGTCATTTTAATCAATTAGCAGATATAGATATATCAAGGAACATTAATCTTACCAATGTGAGCTGTTCTTCAAATCAACTGGTATATCTGGATGTTAGTCAAAATATAAACCTGAAAAAATTATCGTGTGATTGGAATCAATTGACCGGTCTGGATGTTTCAGGAAATATTTTATTAACTAACTTGAGTTGTGGTGCAAACCAACTTGATACATTGGATGTTTCCCGGAATATTTTAATGCAACAATTAGAATGCAGTAATAATCCGTTAAGAAATTTGGATGTCAGGCAAAATGTTAATCTGAAAAGTTTAACCTGTACTTCATGTCAGTTAACAAGCCTGAATATTAACCAAACCAGCCAACTGAACACTGTGCGCTGTAATTACAATTTTCTGAAATTTTCAGCTTTGCCTGTTTTGAATATACCTAGCTACAGTTACGACCGGCAAAAAACAATTGACGGTGGAGAAGTTACTTATGATCAGGAAATAGATTTAAGCAGTGAATATATTGTAAATGGGAATTATACCAATTATAGATGGTGGGAGTATATTAGCGAAAATAATTCCAGGAGTGTTAATGTTCAGGACAACGATTCAGGCAGGTTTGTACCCGGGGAAGAAAATGCCGGAAAAATATTGATCTGTAAAATGACGAATGCAAGTTTTCCCAGTTTGATTTATCTGGAATATCAGGTAAAAGTAAAAGCTAATCTGAAATTACTGGATCATCTGGCTCTGGACGAAAGCCCGCGGCCCGACTATTATGAAGCCCGGTCGGGCGAAACTTTTAAAATATATGCCCATACTACAGCACATCCCGATTCCGTTAAGATCGGCTTATTCAAAACCAATAACTTTTTCGTGGAAGATATTCATATTTCCAGATCAAGCTATACGTATACCTGTCGTATTTCGAATTCAATGACTTCCGGGAGCTATATGATCCAGCCATATATTATGGAGAACGGTATCCGGCAGATCATAGAAAGGCCAGCCAACAGCCATTTGGTAGATAAACTGCCTTTTTCTTTTACCCGGATAGCAGGTTACTCGGTATTTTCCGGTCCTGTATCAACTTCTACGATATTACAAAGCCATTTGGTATTGAATACTTCAGAACGGAATTTTCATAAGGTATATATAGATACTCCATTCCGGGTGGTGGTTAACGTGCCGGTAACAACAAACACACGAATGGGGTTGTTCGATTCGTTCGGTAATTTTATGGAAGATGTGACTGTGTCAGTAGCTGCCAAAGTTTATACCTGTCAGGTCTCCTGGAGTATTTTCCCGGATTATTATATGCTGATGCCTTATGAAGAAGTGGATGGAGAAATCCGTATTATAGAACGCATGGCCGGAGCAGCCGTGATGGACCGTTTACCCATAGCGGTCGATTACGACTTTGGCCTATTTTCAGAAAAGGAAAATTCTACTGAAAAAAGTAAAAAGTTAATGGAAAAACAAGAACCTGAAATTTCGTTTTATCCCAATCCGGTGGTGAATGACGTGACTGTCCAAGCCGATTCGGATATACTCACCATACAAATTTATGACCTCAATGGAAAAATGGTGAAGTATGCGAAACGGTCATCCCAAATCTCAGTATCTGGTTTGCAGCCGGGAACCTATTTGTTAAAGGTCACTACCAGTCAGGGGACAACTGTCCGGCAGATTATAAAAGAATAA